In one Thermodesulfobium acidiphilum genomic region, the following are encoded:
- a CDS encoding FmdB family zinc ribbon protein: protein MPTYVYKCKSCGNKFELNRPINDESEVLCPECGSPSEKIFVPVPIVFKGSGFYVTDSANSKKSINKPSSNGEGSLSIEGTKCPAAKNK, encoded by the coding sequence ATGCCAACTTATGTTTATAAGTGCAAGAGTTGTGGAAATAAATTTGAACTAAATCGACCGATCAATGATGAATCGGAGGTGTTATGCCCTGAGTGTGGCAGTCCTTCCGAAAAGATTTTTGTGCCTGTACCTATAGTGTTTAAGGGTTCTGGTTTTTATGTGACAGATTCAGCTAATTCTAAAAAGAGTATAAATAAACCTTCCTCCAATGGTGAGGGATCTCTCTCAATAGAAGGCACAAAGTGTCCTGCAGCAAAAAATAAGTAA